A single Pradoshia eiseniae DNA region contains:
- a CDS encoding c-type cytochrome — MYKKALLSIPLIFSLAACSSDEETNDTANVTEEERIYQNNCASCHGKTLEGYAGPELVNIGNKMSKDEILETINKGANGMPAGIIKGEEAEKVAEWLSAKK; from the coding sequence ATGTATAAAAAAGCATTACTCTCCATTCCGCTTATATTCTCACTAGCGGCATGTTCCTCAGATGAAGAAACTAACGATACAGCTAATGTAACTGAAGAAGAGAGAATTTACCAAAATAATTGTGCTTCATGTCATGGAAAAACACTGGAAGGCTATGCTGGTCCGGAACTTGTGAACATTGGCAATAAAATGAGCAAGGATGAAATCCTGGAGACCATCAATAAGGGTGCTAACGGCATGCCAGCTGGCATTATTAAAGGTGAAGAAGCTGAAAAAGTAGCCGAATGGCTTTCAGCTAAAAAGTGA
- a CDS encoding N-acetylmuramoyl-L-alanine amidase: MVKIFIDPGHGGQDSGTTGNGLKEKELTLEIATRIKNLLLSEYNNATVKMSRTDDTYLTLTERTSSANAWGADYFLSIHINAGGGEGYEDYIYPGIGGVTKVYQSNIHSEIMKLVNFKDRGEKTANFHVLRESNMPALLTENGFIDNSRDATKLKSASFIEAIARGHVNGIAKSFALTKKNTAVYHIVVYGDTVYSLSKKYGSTISQIKNWNGLDDDYKIIVGDKIRVK; encoded by the coding sequence TTGGTTAAAATTTTTATTGACCCAGGTCATGGGGGCCAAGATTCAGGAACTACAGGCAATGGACTGAAGGAAAAAGAGCTCACATTAGAAATTGCTACTCGTATAAAGAATCTATTATTGTCGGAATATAATAATGCTACGGTTAAAATGAGTCGAACAGATGACACCTACCTGACGTTAACTGAACGGACAAGCTCAGCTAATGCTTGGGGAGCAGATTACTTTCTATCCATTCATATTAATGCAGGTGGTGGAGAAGGGTATGAAGACTATATTTATCCAGGTATAGGCGGAGTAACCAAGGTCTATCAATCAAATATCCATTCAGAGATTATGAAATTAGTCAATTTCAAAGACAGAGGTGAAAAGACAGCCAATTTCCATGTGCTGCGTGAATCGAATATGCCAGCATTATTAACCGAAAATGGATTTATTGATAATAGCAGGGACGCGACGAAATTAAAGTCAGCTTCATTTATAGAAGCAATAGCCCGTGGACATGTAAATGGGATTGCTAAGAGTTTCGCTTTAACAAAGAAAAACACGGCAGTCTACCATATTGTTGTTTATGGAGATACCGTTTATTCATTGAGTAAAAAATATGGAAGTACAATCAGTCAGATCAAGAATTGGAATGGGCTAGACGATGATTATAAGATTATAGTCGGTGACAAGATTCGTGTAAAATAA
- the sufB gene encoding Fe-S cluster assembly protein SufB, whose translation MAKKMPEIGDYKYGFHDKDVSIFRSKRGLTKEIVEEISRMKNEPQWMLDFRLKSLEHFYKMPMPQWGGNLSGLNFDEITYYVKPSEKSEKSWDEVPEEIKRTFDKLGIPEAEQKYLAGVSAQYESEVVYHNMKEDLEEMGIIFKDTDSALRENEDIFREHWAKVIPPSDNKFAALNSAVWSGGSFIYVPPGVKVDTPLQAYFRINSENMGQFERTLIIVDKDASVHYVEGCTAPVYTTNSLHSAVVEIIVKENAYCRYTTIQNWANNVYNLVTKRTVVEANGTMEWVDGNIGSKLTMKYPACILKGEGARGMTLSIAIAGKGQHQDAGAKMMHLAPNTSSTIVSKSISKQGGKVTYRGIVHFGKKADGARSNIECDTLIMDNESTSDTIPYNEIHNDNISLEHEAKVSKVSEEQLFYLMSRGISEQEATEMIVMGFIEPFTKELPMEYAVEMNRLISFEMEGSIG comes from the coding sequence ATGGCAAAAAAAATGCCTGAAATCGGTGATTATAAGTACGGCTTTCATGATAAGGACGTTTCCATCTTCCGTTCTAAACGCGGACTAACAAAAGAGATTGTTGAAGAAATCTCCCGCATGAAGAACGAGCCACAATGGATGCTGGACTTCCGTTTGAAGTCACTTGAACATTTCTACAAAATGCCTATGCCACAATGGGGCGGCAATTTAAGCGGTCTTAACTTTGACGAAATTACGTACTATGTTAAGCCATCTGAGAAATCAGAGAAATCTTGGGATGAAGTACCAGAAGAAATCAAGCGTACATTTGATAAACTAGGTATCCCTGAAGCAGAACAAAAATATTTGGCAGGTGTCTCTGCACAATACGAATCCGAAGTTGTTTACCACAACATGAAGGAAGACTTAGAAGAAATGGGTATCATCTTCAAAGATACTGACTCTGCCCTTCGTGAGAATGAAGATATCTTCCGTGAGCACTGGGCAAAGGTTATCCCGCCATCTGACAACAAGTTCGCTGCATTGAACTCGGCTGTATGGTCCGGCGGATCATTCATCTATGTTCCTCCAGGTGTGAAAGTGGATACGCCATTACAGGCTTACTTCCGTATTAACTCTGAGAACATGGGTCAATTTGAGCGTACATTGATCATTGTAGATAAAGATGCGTCCGTACACTATGTAGAAGGATGTACAGCACCGGTGTACACAACAAACTCCCTTCACAGTGCGGTTGTTGAAATCATTGTTAAAGAAAATGCTTACTGCCGTTACACAACCATTCAGAACTGGGCAAACAACGTGTACAACTTGGTAACAAAACGTACGGTTGTTGAAGCGAACGGAACAATGGAATGGGTTGACGGTAACATCGGTTCTAAGCTTACAATGAAATATCCTGCATGTATCCTTAAAGGCGAAGGCGCACGCGGCATGACATTGTCCATCGCGATTGCCGGTAAAGGCCAGCATCAGGATGCAGGTGCGAAAATGATGCACTTAGCGCCAAATACTTCTTCTACAATTGTTTCGAAATCCATTTCTAAGCAAGGCGGAAAGGTAACTTACCGCGGTATTGTCCACTTCGGCAAAAAAGCGGATGGCGCTCGTTCTAACATTGAATGTGACACACTCATTATGGATAATGAATCTACTTCAGATACCATTCCATACAATGAGATTCATAATGATAATATCTCCCTTGAGCATGAAGCGAAGGTATCCAAGGTTTCTGAAGAACAATTATTCTATCTGATGAGCCGCGGAATCTCCGAGCAAGAAGCAACAGAGATGATTGTCATGGGCTTCATTGAGCCATTCACAAAAGAATTGCCAATGGAATATGCCGTTGAAATGAACCGCCTGATCAGCTTTGAAATGGAAGGTTCTATCGGTTAA
- the sufU gene encoding Fe-S cluster assembly sulfur transfer protein SufU produces the protein MASNNLDNLYRQVIMDHYKNPRNKGSLEGDSLVIDMNNPTCGDRIHLTLQVEDGIVKDAKFDGEGCSISMSSASMMTQTIKGKSVEEAMKLASIFSDMMQGKDYEEDELDLGDIEALQGVNKFPARIKCATLAWKAMEKGLKE, from the coding sequence ATGGCTTCTAATAATTTAGATAACCTTTACAGACAGGTAATCATGGATCACTATAAGAATCCTCGCAATAAAGGATCTCTTGAGGGAGACAGTTTGGTTATTGACATGAATAACCCGACTTGCGGAGATCGAATCCACTTAACTCTTCAGGTGGAGGATGGCATTGTCAAAGATGCGAAGTTCGATGGTGAGGGATGTTCCATCTCCATGTCTTCGGCTTCGATGATGACACAAACAATCAAGGGGAAGAGCGTAGAAGAGGCGATGAAGCTTGCTTCCATCTTCTCTGACATGATGCAAGGCAAGGATTATGAGGAAGATGAATTAGATCTTGGTGACATAGAAGCCCTCCAAGGGGTTAATAAATTCCCGGCGCGAATCAAATGTGCCACACTAGCTTGGAAGGCGATGGAAAAAGGTCTTAAAGAATAA
- a CDS encoding cysteine desulfurase has translation MIRSDIKELFPILEQEVNGHELVYLDSAATSQKPLSVIQTIDDYYSRYNSNVHRGVHTLGTIATDAYENAREKVRKFINAHSIEEVVFTRGTTTSINTVAVSYGRANLRPGDEIVISMMEHHSNIIPWQQTAKATGATLKYIPLQEDGTISLDEVKKVITPNTKIVSVMHVSNVLGVINPVKEIAKIAHENGAIMVVDGAQSAPHIKVDVQDLDCDFFAFSAHKMCGPTGVGVLYGKKKYLEEMEPVEFGGEMIDFVGLQESTWKELPWKFEAGTPIIAGAIGLGAAIDFLNEIGLENIEAHEHKLAAYALEKLGAIEGLTIYGPKNPQARAGVITFNLEDVHPHDVATVLDSEGIAIRAGHHCAQPLMKWLNVSSTARASFYLYNTEKDIDRLAEGLVKTKEYFSNGF, from the coding sequence ATGATCAGATCTGATATTAAAGAGCTTTTTCCTATCCTTGAGCAAGAAGTCAATGGTCATGAGCTTGTTTATCTAGATAGTGCGGCTACCTCACAGAAGCCGCTATCTGTCATTCAGACCATCGATGACTACTATAGTCGCTATAATTCAAATGTCCATCGTGGTGTCCATACTCTAGGCACGATCGCGACGGATGCTTATGAGAATGCGCGCGAAAAGGTAAGAAAGTTCATTAATGCCCATTCTATTGAGGAGGTTGTTTTCACGAGAGGGACAACAACCTCGATCAATACGGTTGCCGTAAGCTATGGACGAGCCAATCTGAGGCCTGGCGATGAGATTGTCATCAGTATGATGGAGCATCATAGCAATATCATCCCATGGCAGCAAACAGCTAAGGCTACAGGGGCAACCTTGAAGTACATTCCGCTGCAGGAGGATGGCACGATTTCTCTTGATGAGGTGAAGAAGGTTATTACGCCAAATACGAAAATCGTGTCCGTCATGCATGTAAGTAATGTACTTGGTGTCATCAACCCAGTGAAGGAAATCGCAAAGATTGCTCATGAAAACGGAGCAATCATGGTGGTGGACGGAGCACAGAGTGCCCCGCATATCAAAGTCGATGTCCAAGATCTTGATTGTGACTTTTTCGCCTTCTCAGCTCATAAAATGTGCGGTCCGACTGGTGTCGGTGTGCTTTATGGGAAGAAGAAGTATCTTGAAGAGATGGAGCCGGTTGAATTTGGCGGGGAGATGATTGACTTCGTCGGATTGCAGGAATCCACTTGGAAGGAGCTTCCATGGAAGTTTGAAGCAGGTACGCCAATCATTGCAGGCGCAATCGGACTGGGAGCCGCGATTGATTTTCTTAATGAAATCGGCCTTGAGAATATCGAGGCACATGAGCATAAGCTGGCAGCCTATGCACTCGAGAAATTAGGGGCAATTGAAGGACTCACGATTTATGGTCCGAAAAACCCACAAGCAAGAGCGGGCGTTATTACTTTCAATCTTGAGGATGTTCACCCACATGATGTTGCTACAGTCCTGGACTCTGAGGGAATTGCCATCCGTGCAGGTCATCACTGTGCACAGCCATTAATGAAATGGTTAAATGTATCATCAACGGCACGGGCAAGCTTCTATCTTTACAATACGGAAAAAGATATCGATCGCTTGGCCGAAGGACTCGTTAAAACAAAGGAGTATTTCAGTAATGGCTTCTAA
- the sufD gene encoding Fe-S cluster assembly protein SufD: MTTETTLPIEKDAITSFSKAHSEPAWLESLRLEALSQASVTPMPKPDKTKIDKWNLEDMKVSKVDSETYASLDNLPDEVKSLLNPAEDRSLYIQRNHTAAHLTLSKELQDKGVILMNLQDAAKEHPELVQKYFMTKSVPVTTNKLTALHAALFNGGVFLYVPKNVVIEEPIQAVFVIDNHEVDLYNHVLIVAEDNSAVTYVENYISLAEGKPVLGNLISEVIVGNNAQVKYGAVDTLSKDMQTYVNRNAYVKNDGRVEWALGLMNDGNTISENITNLHGKGAYGDTKTVVVGTGNQIQNFTTKVIHFGKNSNGYILKHGVMKDSASSIFNGIGKIEHGATKSDAVQESRVLMLSPQARGDANPILLIDEDDVTAGHAASVGRVDPTQLYYLMSRGISKTEAERLIIHGFLAPVVNQLPVEAVKKQLTEVIERKVK; this comes from the coding sequence ATGACAACAGAAACTACGTTACCAATTGAAAAAGATGCAATTACTTCTTTTTCAAAAGCACATAGTGAGCCTGCCTGGCTTGAAAGCCTTCGTCTAGAAGCCCTTTCCCAAGCCAGTGTGACTCCTATGCCCAAACCAGATAAAACTAAAATAGATAAATGGAATCTCGAGGATATGAAAGTGAGCAAGGTTGACAGCGAGACTTATGCATCCCTTGACAATCTTCCTGATGAAGTAAAGAGCTTGCTCAACCCTGCAGAGGACAGAAGCCTTTATATTCAAAGAAACCATACTGCTGCCCATTTGACGCTCTCTAAGGAGCTTCAAGACAAGGGTGTTATCCTCATGAACCTTCAAGACGCGGCAAAGGAACATCCTGAGCTTGTACAGAAGTATTTCATGACGAAGAGTGTCCCAGTGACAACAAATAAATTAACAGCCCTTCATGCAGCATTATTCAATGGCGGCGTATTCTTATACGTACCAAAGAATGTCGTAATTGAGGAGCCGATTCAAGCTGTCTTCGTTATTGACAATCATGAAGTGGATTTATATAACCATGTATTAATCGTAGCTGAGGATAACAGTGCTGTTACTTACGTGGAAAACTACATTTCCTTGGCAGAAGGCAAACCAGTACTCGGAAACTTGATTTCTGAAGTAATTGTCGGCAATAACGCACAAGTGAAATACGGTGCAGTTGATACATTATCTAAAGATATGCAAACCTATGTAAACCGTAATGCATATGTTAAGAATGACGGCCGCGTTGAGTGGGCGCTTGGCTTGATGAATGATGGCAATACAATCTCTGAAAACATCACAAATCTTCATGGTAAGGGAGCTTATGGTGATACTAAAACGGTTGTAGTCGGAACGGGGAACCAAATCCAGAACTTCACAACCAAGGTAATCCACTTCGGGAAGAACTCTAACGGGTATATTTTGAAGCATGGTGTAATGAAAGACTCGGCATCCTCTATCTTTAATGGTATTGGAAAAATCGAGCATGGGGCAACGAAATCAGACGCCGTTCAGGAATCACGCGTATTGATGTTAAGCCCACAGGCGCGCGGAGATGCAAACCCAATTCTTCTCATTGATGAAGATGATGTAACAGCAGGTCACGCAGCTTCCGTAGGCCGCGTTGATCCTACACAGCTTTACTATTTGATGAGCAGAGGAATTTCAAAAACCGAAGCTGAGCGCCTGATTATCCACGGCTTCTTGGCACCAGTTGTAAATCAATTACCTGTAGAAGCAGTCAAGAAGCAATTGACTGAGGTAATTGAAAGGAAAGTTAAGTAA